In the Flavobacterium sp. 90 genome, TTTTGTTAAAGGTTCTTCCCAATCAAAATACTGACTGAACTTTTGCGCTCCTTCTTCTTCAGCTTTCTTTTTTACAACTTTAGTTCCAATCGTTGCTTTTCGTTGATATAAACGTCGTAATTGTTTACGAACATAAATGTTTTCGTTAATCCATTCGGCAACAATATCTCGTGCGCCTTGCATTGCAGCTTCTTCATTAATAACATTTTCATTAAGATATTGTGTCGAAATAAAATCTACATCAACATCATTTTCAGACATGATAATTTTTGCCAAAGGTTCTAAACCAAATTCGCGCGCAACATCTGCTTTTGTTTTTTTCTTCTTTTTATACGGAAGGTAAAAATCTTCTATTTCTTGTAAATCAAAACTTTGCTCGATTTTCTGTTTCAATTCTGGCGTAAGCGCTTTTTGCTCTTCAATTGATTTTAGAACCGCTTCTTTACGTTTTACAATCGCTTCATATTCTTTATGAAGTTTTGCAATGTTCTCAATCTGAACTTCATCAAGATTTCCGGTTGTATCCTTTCGGTAACGCGAAATAAACGGAATAGTACAATCTTCGTCTAATAATTTAACCGTGTTTTGAATATTAATCGCTGCTGTTTGAACAGTCTTGGCAATGAATTGAATATTAGTCATTCTTGTTTTATTTGAATCGCAAACATGCAAAGTATTTCGCAAATCGCGCAAAGTTTTTTTTCTTATTATTTGTTTATACTTTTCAAAAATAGAATAAATCTTTTGATTTTTTTTAATCTAATTCACTCTAACTTCTTTTGACTTGGAGTTAAACTCTTTCTCATATTACTATACACTTTCCTCTATTATTTTCTGAAGTCATATTTTCATTTTTAGAAACAATTTAAAACATCGACAGTTTGTCGACAGTTCAAACTGTCCGATAAAATCGGACACTTCACTTCCTTCTTTGATTTAAAGTTTATAATTTTAATTTATTCTAGCTTTTACTTTTCAATTGTACGATTTTATCGTACGTTTCAATCTTTCCATTTTTAGCGACATTTTTCACTTTTAATATAACATCAAAACAATATCTTTGCCTTTAAGCATATACCTATGAAAATTTTATTACTGTATTTTTTATTTGTAAATATCTTCGTTTTTATTCTCGCTGGTTATGATAAAAATCAAGCCAGAAAAAATAAACGTAGGATTCCTGAAAATACACTGTTTTTCTTTGAAGCAATTGGCGGAACAATAGGTTTATTAACAGCTATGCTTTTCTTTAGACATAAAACGAGTAAATCTTCTTTTATTATAAAATTCTCGGCAATTGTTTTTATCCAAATTTTGATTGCTGTTCTGCTGTTTATTAACAACTTAAATATTTTTACAATTGCTTTATTTTTAAGCAATTAGCCATACAAAACTATAGATATTAACAATGTTAATAAGTCTAAAATAGTCTTATAACAAACTGAAAATAAGATATTTAAATAAAAAACCGGATGAATTAAAAAAATCCGCCCGGTTTACTATTCTTATAGGTGCGAAGCACCCGATTTTTTTTTGATTTTCTACGAACAAGCGATTTTATCCACTCTGTTTTGGTGTCTTCCACCTTCAAAAGCAGTTGTTAAAAACGTTTCAACAATTTCTACAGCTTGATGGATAGATGTAAAACGCGCCGGAATACTCACAATATTTGCATCATTGTGTAAGCGTGTTAAATACGCAATTTCTTTAGTCCAACATAGACCAGCTCTCACTTTAGGGTGTTTATTAACAGTCATTGCAATTCCGTTTCCGCTTCCGCAGATAACGATTCCAAAATCTGCTTTACCTTCAGATACATCATTTGCAACAGGATGTCCAAAATCTGGATAATCTACAGAAGCATCTGTATCTGTACCATAATTAGTTACTTCATATCCTTTTGCTTTAAGCATTTCAACAATTGCTTTTTTATATTCTGGTCCTGCGTGGTCATTTCCTATCGAAATTTTCATTTTTTCTATACTATTAAGTTGTGTATTACAAATTTACTCATTTAATAAATGTTTGCCACGAATTTCACTAATTTTCACTAATTTCTTTTTCATCGTTAGTTTTAAATCCTGCGCAAAACACAATAATTAAAATTGGTGTACATGCGTGAAATTCGTGGCAGAAAAACATAATATTACAACTATCTTACTGTCAAAAACTTAACACTTATCAACATTATTAACAACTCTATAAGTATCTCATAATCAATAAATAATAATCAATATTTTTGTTAAAATTTTATAATGTTAATACCAAAAGCTAATTCGTTGATATTCAATTAACTTTAAGTTAACATTATTTGTTAATAAGTTGAGATAGAAAATTAGAAGTTTTTTTTGGTTGTGTCGAAAAAAAACCTAATCCAAAACCGGAATGAAATAACCTAATAAAGTTTGATGAATTTTTGGAAAAGTTATCAATATCAAAAATGCTATTTTCAACAAATATCAACATGTGAACTTATCTACAAAATGAATTACTTTTTGGTTGTTAACCGTTGTTAATTAAAATACAAAAAGTCTTAGAAATTAATCGTTTAACAAAATATAAGTATGTTGATAACTCAAGATAACTAAGAGAAACTTCATTTCAATACTTTTAAAAATAAATTTACTGCACATATTAACAAGCTATAATAACAAACAAAAATTAATTTAATTTAAATTTTTCTTTTTGTTGTATTTAATATATGTTGACAACTTTGAAAATTTAAAAAGAAAAAAAAATCTTGAAATTGAAAAATTAGATGAGTTTAAACAATTTTAAGTGGGTTATTAAGATTGTCAAGAATTTGCTGAACTTCTTCGAAATCGTTTGGATGAACTTTGAGTTTAATTCCGCCAAGTGCAGCGGAGTACATTGGAGCCACAGAAAGGGTGATTTCGTTTTCGAAAAAATACGGAATTTCTTCTTGTTCTAGTAAGTGTTTGAGAACTACGGTTTCGTGCTGATAATTGAATACTGCAATGGTTTTGAAGCTTTCCATAATGCGTCTTTTTGTAAAGATACGAAATGAGTATAACTAAAGATTTTTCGTTATCAGTAATTTTAAATAAGCGAATTACAAATGACCTTTGAAAATCAATAAGTCCCTCCTTTTGAAAGTTATATTTTTAATAATTTATTTGTTAAAATCTATAATCTGATATCTTATTTGTAATTTTAACTTTTTAAGAAAAGATATATGAGTAAGAAAATTAGAAAGCCGATAAAAAATGAGAAAGATTTCTCAAGCAAAATAATAAAAATTTTATCGCAAAGCCCAAATAAAGCATTCAATTACAAACAAATAGGAGCAAAGTTAGAATTAGATGATACAAAAAGCAGAAATCAGATCATAAAAGATTTAAAGATTCTGGCTGCTTCCAAAAAAATTATAGAAACTGAACCTGGTAAATATTTAGTAAAAGCCGAAAGTCAGGATTATTACGAAGGAACAATTGATATGACGAGCAGAAAAACGGCATATTTTATTTGTCCGGATTTTAGTGAAGATGTTTTTATTCCAACCAATAATTTGAATCGTGCGTTAGACAAAGACAAAGTAAAAGTTTATGTTTATAACCGTAGAAAAGGTAAAAGACCTGAAGGTGAAGTTGTTGAAGTTGTAGAAAGAAATAAAACAGAATTTGTGGGAGTTATAGATATTCAGGCAAATTTTGCTTTTGTATCTACTGCAAATCCTAAAATGTATACCGATATTTTTATTCCTAAAGATAAAATTGGTGAAGCAGAAAATGGTGACGTTGTTTTAGTTACCATTGAAGATTGGCCAAAAAGAGCTGATAGTCCGTTTGGATCTGTAATCAAAGTTTTAGGAAAACCAGGAGAACACAATACTGAAATTCATGCAATTCTGGCTGAATATGGTTTACCATCAGATTTTCCGGTAGAAGTAGAGGTTTATGCACAAAAAATAGATACTTCGATTCAGGAATCTGAGATTGCAAAACGTCGTGATATGCGTGATACACTTACGTTTACGATCGATCCAAAAGATGCAAAAGATTTTGATGATGCCTTGTCTTTCAAAAAGTTAGAAAACGGAAATTACGAAATTGGTATTCACATTGCCGATGTTTCCTATTATCTTGAAGAAGGAACAATCCTTGATGATGAAGCTTATCAACGTGCAACTTCGGTTTATTTAGTCGATAGAGTAGTGCCAATGCTTCCGGAAGTTTTATCAAATTTTGCATGTTCGCTTCGTCCAAATGAAGAGAAATATACATTCTCAGCCATTTTTGAAGTTTCAGAAAATGCACAAGTTATTAACCAATGGTTTGGTAGAACGGTAATTTATTCAGATCAGCGTTTTGCATACGAAGAAGCGCAATATATTATTGAAACAAAAGATAGTACGATTCCTGTTGATATTTCAATTACCGGAGAATCTTATACCGTTTCTGATGAAATTACAAATGCTACTTTAAAATTAGATGAATTAGCTAAGATTCTAAGAAAGAAAAGAATGGCAAATGGGGCTATTTCTTTTGATAAAGTAGAAGTTAAATTCAACTTGGATGCAGAAGGTGAACCAGAAGGTGTTTACTTTAAAGTTTCTAAAGATGCCAATCATCTGATTGAAGAATTCATGCTTTTGGCTAATAGAAAAGTGGCTGAATACATTGGAAAACAAAAGAAAACATTTGTTTACAGGATTCACGATGAACCAAATGAAGATAAATTAATTGCGATGCAAACCGTAATTGCTAAGTTTGGTTATAAAATAGATTTCCGTAACAAAGGCGATATTTCTAAGTCTTTGAATGCATTGATGGAAGAAGTAAACGGTAAAAAAGAGCAAAACTTAATTGATACTCTTGCAATTAGAAGTATGAGTAAAGCCAAATATTCGACAGAAAATATTGGTCATTACGGATTAGCTTTTGATTACTATAGCCATTTTACTTCGCCAATTCGTCGTTACCCAGACGTAATGGTACACCGTTTGCTGCAATATTATTTAGATAATGGCGCTTCTGTAGATGAAGAAGTTTACGAAACAAAGTGTTTACATTGTTCGAATATGGAAAGTTTAGCAACAAATGCTGAACGTGATAGTATTAAATACATGCAGGTTAAATACATGCAGGATCATCAGGACGAAGAATTCCTTGGTGTTATTTCCGGTGTTACTGAATGGGGAATTTATGTTGAAATTGTTTCTAACAAATGCGAAGGAATGGTAAGAATCAGAGAAATAAAAGATGATTATTACACCTTCGATGAAAAGCAATATGCTTTGGTTGGAGCAACTTCAAATAGTGTATTACAATTAGGAGATGAAATTTATGTAAAAGTAAAAAATGCTGATTTAGTGAAGAAACAACTGGATTTTCATTTTTTGCGAAGAGCAGAATAAAGGTTTAATTTTAAAAATAAAAGTATGAAAAAGTTATTGATAGGAGCTGCAATTTTATTTCTTCAGATGTCTTTTGGTCAGGTTACCAAAGATGTAGGTGATTTTGACACCGTTAAAGTATTCGATAAATTAAGTGTAAAATTAGTTCAGTCTTCAGAAAATAAAGTAGTTATAAAAGGAGCACGTGAATCAGAAGTTGAAGTTGTTAACAAAAAAGGTATATTGAAATTAAGAATGCCTTTTCCAAAATTATTATCTGGAAATGATTTAGATATAACGCTTTATTATAAACATTTAGAACTTATAGATGTTAACGAAGGCGCTAATGTAACAAGCACAGAAGCTATTAAAGCTACATCATTCAAAGTAAGTGCTCAGGAAGGTGCTACAATTGATGTTAATTTAGATGTTGATAAGTTAAAAGTAAGTTCAGTATCAGGAGGTTCTATAACTTTGTCTGGTAAAGCAGCAAATCAGGATGCAAGTCTTGGTGCAGGTGGATATTTACTAGCTAGTAAATTGAGTACTTCTCAAACTACTGTAAGCGTTTCTGCGGGAGGAAAAGCAGATGTGAATGCTTCTACCCTTGTCGATGCAAAAGTGAGCGCAGGAGGCTCTATTTACATTTATGGGAAACCGAAACAAATTAATCAGAAAACAGTTTTTGGAGGTAAAATCGAAGAAGTAAAATAACAAATTGTATTTGAATGATAAATGATATTTTGGCTGGACTGCCATGGGGACTTTTTTTAAGTTTTATGGTAGGTCCGGTATTTTTTATATTACTTGAAACCAGTATTACAAAAGGATTCAGAGCTGCAATAGTCTTTGATCTTGGAGTAGTATTAGGTGATATTTTTTTTATAGCAATCGCTTATTTAGGAAGTTACAGACTTATTCAGAGTTTAAAAGACAAACCGGCACTTTTTATTTTTGGTGGAATTATCATGTTGGCTTACGGTTTAATTTCTTTCATAAGATTAAAGAATGAAGAAAAAATAGACGACGAAGCAATTGATCGTGATATTATCAAAAGAAACTATGGAAGTTTGTTTGTAAAAGGTTTTTTATTGAACGTTATCAACATTGGTGTTCTTGGTTTCTGGTTGGCAGTTATCATTTCTGTAGGACCAAAATTAGAGATGCAAAACTCAAGAATGTTTACTTTTTTTACTTCTGTAATTATCACTTATTTATTAGTTGATTGTTTTAAAATTCTATTAGCCAAACAATTAAAATCTAAAATGACACCATCAAACATTCTTAAAATCAAAAAAGGAATTAGTATTGTTCTAATGGTTTTTGGATTTGTTTTAATGATTCAGGGCTGGTTTCCAAAAGAAAAAGAAATGGTTAAAAACGCTTTTGAGAAGATAGAGAAGTAGTTGTTGATAACTCAAATAAATAAAATTAAACCTCTGAATTTCAGAGGTTTTTTTATGTTTATAAGTCTCAGTAGTCTTTGCGAGGAACGAAGCAATCTCATTAAGTGTATCAAGAATTTATAAACTCATGCTAGTGTGATTGCTTCGTTCCTCGCAAGGACAAAAATTGGGAAAAATTAAGCACAAAAAAAAGAGATACAGAAATGTGTCTCTTTTAGAAGTATCATCTGGATTCGAACGTAATCTTTATCTAATTTTTTCTAAAAATTAAACATAAAAAAAACCTTCAAATTGCTTTGAAGGTTTTTGAGGCATCGTCCGGATTCGAACCGGAGTAGGAGCTTTTGCAGAGCCCAGCCTAGCCGCTCGGCCACGACGCCATTACTTGAACGGATGGCAAAAGTAACTAAAATCTTTAAATTTCAAAACTTTAAAATGAAGTATTTTAAAAATTTTGCTTTTTATTTTAAAGAATTACTTTCTAATTTCCGTCATTTTTATAGTAACTGTTTCAACATCACCACCAATAGGAGGATTTATTTTAGAAACCCATACTGTTGTTTTTTCTACAGTTTTTATTTCTGCAAGTACACGATTATTGATTCTTTTAGCAACATGTTCTAATAAATGGGAACGAATTGCCATTTCTTCAGTAACAATTTTATTCAAATGTACATAATCAACAGTGTCTAATAAGTGATCACTTTCTGCTGATTTCTCTAAACTAGCTTTAATTTTTAGATCAACAGTATAGTCAGATCCTATTTTTCCTTCTTCAATCATGCATCCGTGGTAGGAAAAAGTACGAATGTTTTTTAATTTTATAACTCCCATTTTTATAATTTTATTCTTGTAATGTTTGGATCTTGGTGATTGGATGTAACAGCTTGTACGGAAACTATTTTTTTATTTTCATCAACTGTAAAGTGGATTGTGTATGGAAATTTTTTTAAAGGTAAAGTGCGTATTATATTATATTTTTCTTCGAAAAAAGGAAATTTTTTTAGAGTTTCTACGTAATCTTGATATTCATTTACAAATTTTGTTCCTAATCCATTCGAAAGAGATTCATAATAATCAGCAGTTTCATCTACTTCTAAATCAGCACGTACCAAAATAATTATTTGATACATTATTTATTCCATTTAGCATTAAGTTTCTTTTTCGATTCTTCCCAGCTAATGTAATCCTCTGGTTTAGCATTTTTTATACGATCCAAAACCATTTCTTGTTGCCATAACGGAACTTCATTCGCTACGTTTTCGTCAATAGAAACATCAGGAATATGTTTGAAAAAGTTGATAAAAGTTTCGTAAAAATCGTCTGGAATTGTAACAGTTAATTGTCTCATAACCTTGAATATTTATGTAAAAATAGTGATTAATTTAATTTAAAGTCTCTTAACCCTAATCCTCGATCTATCATCTATTTTTTTATCTTTGCTAAAATTACTATAAAATAATGGCATCAGAAGAGAAATCACTCAATTTTATTGAACAAATCATAGAAGAAGATCTTAAATCAGGTCTATCACAAAATAAGCTTCACTTTCGTTTTCCACCAGAACCTAATGGTTATTTACACATTGGTCATGCGAGTTCTATTGCATTAAATTTTGGTTTAGGAATTGATTATCAATCTCCTGTGAATTTACGTTTTGATGATACAAACCCTGAAAAAGAAGAACAGGAATTTGTTGACGCCATTAAAAAAGATGTTGAATGGTTGGGTTATACCTGGGCAGAAGAACGTTATGCTTCAGATTATTTTCAGCAATTGTATGATTGGGCAGTTTTATTGATTAAGAAAGATAAAGCTTATGTTGATAGTCAATCTTCTGAAGATATGGCGATTCAAAAAGGAACTCCATCTACAACAGGAACTGATTCTCCATATAGAAATCGTTCTGTTGAAGAGAATTTAGATTTATTCGAAAGAATGAAAAACGGTGAATTTGAGGCTGGAACTCACATTCTTCGTGCAAAAATAGATATGAAATCAACTAATATGTTGATGCGTGATCCTATCATGTATAGAATTTTACACAGACATCATCATAGGACCGGAGATGATTGGAAAATTTATCCAATGTACGATTGGGCACATGGACAAAGTGATTATTTAGAAGAGATTTCACACTCATTTTGTACACTTGAATTTTTGCCTCACCGTGAATTATACGATTGGTTTTTAGATCAGATTTTAGACGAAAATAAACTACGTCCAAAGCAAAGAGAATTTGCAAGACGTAACTTATCACATACCGTTGTTAGTAAAAGAAAGTTACAGCAACTAGTTAAAGAAAAGCATGTTAACGGTTGGGATGATCCAAGAATGTCTACCATTTCTGGATTAAGAAGACGTGGTTATACAGCTGCATCTTTACGTAATTTTGCCAATACAATTGGTATTGCAAAACGTGATAATTTGATCAATGTATCGGTTTTAGAATTTTGTATTCGTGAAGATTTGAACAAAATTGCACCTCGTGTAATGGCAGTTTTAGATCCTGTAAAATTGGTAATTACAAATTATCCTGAAGGAAAAGAAGAGTGGCTTGAAG is a window encoding:
- a CDS encoding DUF1294 domain-containing protein, with the protein product MKILLLYFLFVNIFVFILAGYDKNQARKNKRRIPENTLFFFEAIGGTIGLLTAMLFFRHKTSKSSFIIKFSAIVFIQILIAVLLFINNLNIFTIALFLSN
- the rpiB gene encoding ribose 5-phosphate isomerase B encodes the protein MKISIGNDHAGPEYKKAIVEMLKAKGYEVTNYGTDTDASVDYPDFGHPVANDVSEGKADFGIVICGSGNGIAMTVNKHPKVRAGLCWTKEIAYLTRLHNDANIVSIPARFTSIHQAVEIVETFLTTAFEGGRHQNRVDKIACS
- a CDS encoding DUF2007 domain-containing protein; translation: MESFKTIAVFNYQHETVVLKHLLEQEEIPYFFENEITLSVAPMYSAALGGIKLKVHPNDFEEVQQILDNLNNPLKIV
- the rnr gene encoding ribonuclease R is translated as MSKKIRKPIKNEKDFSSKIIKILSQSPNKAFNYKQIGAKLELDDTKSRNQIIKDLKILAASKKIIETEPGKYLVKAESQDYYEGTIDMTSRKTAYFICPDFSEDVFIPTNNLNRALDKDKVKVYVYNRRKGKRPEGEVVEVVERNKTEFVGVIDIQANFAFVSTANPKMYTDIFIPKDKIGEAENGDVVLVTIEDWPKRADSPFGSVIKVLGKPGEHNTEIHAILAEYGLPSDFPVEVEVYAQKIDTSIQESEIAKRRDMRDTLTFTIDPKDAKDFDDALSFKKLENGNYEIGIHIADVSYYLEEGTILDDEAYQRATSVYLVDRVVPMLPEVLSNFACSLRPNEEKYTFSAIFEVSENAQVINQWFGRTVIYSDQRFAYEEAQYIIETKDSTIPVDISITGESYTVSDEITNATLKLDELAKILRKKRMANGAISFDKVEVKFNLDAEGEPEGVYFKVSKDANHLIEEFMLLANRKVAEYIGKQKKTFVYRIHDEPNEDKLIAMQTVIAKFGYKIDFRNKGDISKSLNALMEEVNGKKEQNLIDTLAIRSMSKAKYSTENIGHYGLAFDYYSHFTSPIRRYPDVMVHRLLQYYLDNGASVDEEVYETKCLHCSNMESLATNAERDSIKYMQVKYMQDHQDEEFLGVISGVTEWGIYVEIVSNKCEGMVRIREIKDDYYTFDEKQYALVGATSNSVLQLGDEIYVKVKNADLVKKQLDFHFLRRAE
- a CDS encoding head GIN domain-containing protein is translated as MKKLLIGAAILFLQMSFGQVTKDVGDFDTVKVFDKLSVKLVQSSENKVVIKGARESEVEVVNKKGILKLRMPFPKLLSGNDLDITLYYKHLELIDVNEGANVTSTEAIKATSFKVSAQEGATIDVNLDVDKLKVSSVSGGSITLSGKAANQDASLGAGGYLLASKLSTSQTTVSVSAGGKADVNASTLVDAKVSAGGSIYIYGKPKQINQKTVFGGKIEEVK
- a CDS encoding LysE family transporter; the encoded protein is MINDILAGLPWGLFLSFMVGPVFFILLETSITKGFRAAIVFDLGVVLGDIFFIAIAYLGSYRLIQSLKDKPALFIFGGIIMLAYGLISFIRLKNEEKIDDEAIDRDIIKRNYGSLFVKGFLLNVINIGVLGFWLAVIISVGPKLEMQNSRMFTFFTSVIITYLLVDCFKILLAKQLKSKMTPSNILKIKKGISIVLMVFGFVLMIQGWFPKEKEMVKNAFEKIEK
- the folB gene encoding dihydroneopterin aldolase; the encoded protein is MGVIKLKNIRTFSYHGCMIEEGKIGSDYTVDLKIKASLEKSAESDHLLDTVDYVHLNKIVTEEMAIRSHLLEHVAKRINNRVLAEIKTVEKTTVWVSKINPPIGGDVETVTIKMTEIRK
- a CDS encoding glutamine--tRNA ligase/YqeY domain fusion protein, coding for MASEEKSLNFIEQIIEEDLKSGLSQNKLHFRFPPEPNGYLHIGHASSIALNFGLGIDYQSPVNLRFDDTNPEKEEQEFVDAIKKDVEWLGYTWAEERYASDYFQQLYDWAVLLIKKDKAYVDSQSSEDMAIQKGTPSTTGTDSPYRNRSVEENLDLFERMKNGEFEAGTHILRAKIDMKSTNMLMRDPIMYRILHRHHHRTGDDWKIYPMYDWAHGQSDYLEEISHSFCTLEFLPHRELYDWFLDQILDENKLRPKQREFARRNLSHTVVSKRKLQQLVKEKHVNGWDDPRMSTISGLRRRGYTAASLRNFANTIGIAKRDNLINVSVLEFCIREDLNKIAPRVMAVLDPVKLVITNYPEGKEEWLEAENNQEDENAGFRKVPFSRELYIEREDFLEEAPAKFFRLTLGKEVRLKNAYIIKGESVIKDAEGNITEIHVTYDTDSLSGSGTEASQRKVSGTLHWVSIPHAIEAEVRMYDRLFTDEAPDSYKDKNFLDFVNPNSLEIIKGFVEPSLSTAQNEDKFQFQRLGYFTVDKDSTASKLVFNKTVGLKDAWEEKGKKEENSINNSLKDINKYFKVETKPERIAIESAIGESIKNVSSFSLLQNSLKKNINNNKGSLLFAQFILKYSILKSKDFEEDDIKKLYTMSLRSESTYVRSKALLNLRDLENESFRNQFEEEILKLNTNPPKNASEREIEILAELLKK